In the genome of Raphanus sativus cultivar WK10039 chromosome 4, ASM80110v3, whole genome shotgun sequence, one region contains:
- the LOC108852882 gene encoding uncharacterized protein LOC108852882, whose protein sequence is MDLNETQPTVVVSLPSGRISIRPMTLSDVDDYMVWATDAEVARFCSREPCTSREEAIKYITDSVLTHPWLRAICLENDRPIGYILIMPVDKIRKEIGYVLARKYWGKGFATEAVRLVTAEIFKEMPEIERLEALVDVDNVGSQRVLEKVGFTREGVMRKFIVMKGSVRDMVMFSFLLSDPIK, encoded by the coding sequence ATGGACTTAAACGAGACTCAACCAACGGTGGTTGTTTCATTGCCGTCAGGAAGAATATCTATCCGGCCGATGACTCTTTCGGACGTCGACGACTACATGGTATGGGCTACAGATGCTGAAGTCGCACGCTTCTGCTCAAGGGAGCCATGCACGAGCCGAGAAGAAGCCATCAAATACATAACCGATTCGGTCTTGACACACCCTTGGCTCCGAGCCATCTGTTTAGAGAACGACCGTCCCATCGGCTACATCTTGATCATGCCGGTCGATAAGATCAGGAAAGAGATCGGTTATGTGCTAGCGAGAAAGTATTGGGGAAAAGGGTTCGCCACGGAGGCGGTAAGGCTAGTGACGGCGGAGATATTCAAGGAAATGCCGGAGATTGAGAGGCTTGAGGCACTAGTGGACGTGGACAATGTGGGATCTCAAAGGGTTCTTGAAAAGGTTGGGTTTACTAGAGAAGGTGTGATGAGGAAGTTTATAGTTATGAAAGGAAGTGTAAGAGATATGGTCATGTTTAGTTTCTTGCTTTCTGATCCTATCAagtaa
- the LOC108824966 gene encoding uncharacterized protein LOC108824966 translates to MASSSHYHYHHANDDDDEIDIDTPLQDFFETHATILEPKERRKRTFIERHREQGDKKLWNDYFSENPTYGSRLFRRRFRMNKPLFMRIVHHLSTEVPYFQATHDAAGRSGLSPLQKCTAAIRQLAYGGAADTVDEYVRLGETTARKCLHQFCAGIIHLFGDQYLRRSTPEDLRRLLHAGEERGFPGMIGSIDCMHWEWKNCPSSWKGMYSRGTNKPTIVLEAVASYDLWIWHAFFGAPGTLNDINILDRSPVFDDIIDGIAPQVN, encoded by the coding sequence ATGGCATCTTCTTCCCATTATCATTACCACCAtgctaatgatgatgatgatgagattgATATTGATACCCCATTACAAGATTTTTTCGAAACCCATGCCACAATTCTAGAaccaaaagagagaagaaaacgtaCTTTTATAGAAAGACACCGGGAACAAGGCGACAAGAAGCTTTGGAATGATTATTTTAGCGAGAATCCAACATACGGTTCTAGATTATTTCGGCGACGGTTTCGAATGAACAAACCATTGTTCATGCGTATTGTGCATCATCTTTCAACCGAAGTACCATATTTTCAAGCAACACATGATGCAGCCGGGCGATCCGGTTTATCTCCCCTCCAAAAATGTACAGCAGCAATTCGTCAATTGGCTTACGGTGGTGCGGCTGATACAGTTGACGAATATGTCCGACTTGGCGAGACAACTGCTAGAAAATGTTTGCACCAGTTTTGTGCGGGAATAATCCACTTGTTTGGCGATCAATATCTAAGACGTTCCACACCGGAGGATCTTCGAAGACTACTCCATGCTGGAGAAGAACGTGGCTTCCCAGGGATGATTGgaagcatcgactgtatgcattgggagtggaagaatTGCCCCTCCTCTTGGAAAGGTATGTATTCACGAGGAACCAATAAACCAACCATTGTGTTGGAGGCCGTTGCTTCATATGACCTCTGGATATGGCACGCGTTTTTTGGAGCCCCAGGTACTTTGAACGACATTAATATTCTAGATAGatcacctgtttttgatgacattatTGACGGAATAGCTCCGCAAGTCAATTAA
- the LOC130511447 gene encoding uncharacterized protein LOC130511447: protein MKGPDSGSFCSVSSSRSLCSLSWRRIVWVLIAAFSLVGVSRAVVTAILLASLHSSPRRFDWRLSLPRVLSLIGDCNLSCVSEKVTEAMGVYSYSQPSEVEFGLGDGLTDDEFEADILLDQAEIEASRVRYPPQPEVEFGFPKECYCGAVPVLATSRTTNDPGRRYYTCENVDDGDCHVYKWWDVAVMEEMRAMDSQVRQLAEKVDSLAFASDYIPTVTHDTSTFGNETEQKLLRLENLVIELGKKKTRGMNGFEIVVALMVVLVVVLGMVVMFK from the exons ATGAAAGGTCCAGATTCGGGTTCATTCTGTTCTGTCTCTTCTTCTCGTTCTCTCTGTTCTCTCTCTTGGAGGCGAATCGTCTGGGTTCTCATCGCGGCGTTCTCTCTCGTCGGCGTGTCTCGAGCGGTGGTAACGGCGATTCTCTTGGCGTCTCTCCATTCCTCTCCACGGCGATTCGATTGGCGTCTGTCCCTTCCTCGCGTTTTGTCTCTTATCGGCGATTGTAACCTCTCGTGTGTTTCGGAAAAG GTAACAGAAGCAATGGGAGTGTATAGCTACTCACAACCTTCTGAGGTCGAGTTCGGTTTAGGAGACGGATTAACCGACGATGAGTTTGAAGCTGATATACTACTGGACCAAGCTGAGATTGAAGCATCGCGGGTTCGTTATCCTCCACAGCCTGAAGTCGAGTTCGGTTTCCCGAAGGAATGCTACTGTGGTGCCGTACCGGTTTTAGCCACTTCTCGCACAACGAATGATCCGGGGCGCAGGTACTACACCTGTGAGAACGTCGACGACGGAGACTGCCACGTTTATAAATGGTGGGACGTGGCAGTAATGGAGGAGATGAGAGCCATGGATAGTCAGGTTCGCCAGCTCGCTGAGAAGGTAGATAGTCTAGCGTTTGCGAGCGACTACATCCCAACTGTGACCCATGATACCTCTACGTTTGGTAATGAGACTGAACAAAAGCTTCTTAGGCTTGAGAATTTAGTCATTGAGTTAGGTAAGAAGAAAACTAGGGGTATGAATGGGTTTGAGATCGTTGTTGCCCTTATGGTTGTGCTTGTAGTTGTACTAGGAATGGTTGTGATGTTTAAGTAA